Genomic DNA from Mus musculus strain C57BL/6J chromosome 11, GRCm38.p6 C57BL/6J:
CCGGGCCTCTTCCCACTGTCCTCAGTTCTCGGCCCGGAACGATCTCTGGGAATCATGGGATAAGGTCAGACTGTTGATCCCGCTCACGAGCTGTCATTTTCAGATGGCGGAGGCTGGCTTCATCCACTGCCCTACCGAGAACGAGCCTGATTTGGCCCAGTGTTTTTTCTGCTTTAAGGAATTGGAAGGCTGGGAACCCGATGACAACCCGATGTAAGTCCCACAGGCTACTCTCGGTGGGTTTCCTGGTGTTCCCCTTCCATTGAGAGCCTTTTGGGTTGAACTGGAGTTGGGACAAACCATTTGTATTTAGTAGAAGAGCATGCTTCTTGCTCAAGTGTTCCAGTTATACAGCTCAGACTAGTCTTGAATTCTCAATTTCTGCCTTGGTTTCCTGAGTGTTGCCAACATGCATGGTTTTGcctgaggtttttttgttgtgttttgtttttgttttaaaacagggtttgtctgtgcagccttggctgtcctggaactcactctgtagaccaggctggcctcgaactcagaaatccgcctgcctctgcctcccaagtgctgggattaaaggcgtgcagcaccactgcccaaccaaatttttaaatatgttattattacttaatttatatttctatttgtGTATGTTTGGATGTGGGTGTCATGGTGGATGTTGGTGTCAAGACAGCTTGGGGGGATAACTTCTCTCTTATTGTGTTGGTCCCTGGAATTGAGCTCAGGTGagcaggtttggcagcaagcatcctCACCTGGGCCATTTCAGTGGCccctgtttggtttcagaccccagGAGTAGGAACTGAGGTGCTTATtctacatatcaaagcagacctggactccaggctctcccagcatccctcactccctccctggCATACTTTGCCCCCAACTCTGAACTTCCAGCCCAGGAACTGGGCAGCCCTTCCCCCCAGAGGCTCCACCCTATATAATCCAGGCATTTTggacttctcttcttctctctctacaTGTGTTCTTTCTCTCACCTTCCCATGGTGACTCCCCTGGCCTCAGTCCTTGAGCCCAGTGAATTCACCTGGGAGCAGCTTTCCAATAAACCTGCATTTCATAacatctaatctggcttgaattggttcATTTAACCAGCAGAGAAATAATTTATAATCCTGGACTATGATTCATTAAAAACAGGTCTATTGAAATATAATCCATCTACTGCAAAAATCAGTAGCTTAGTGactttttaaggtctttttaaaaatctaaaaaaaaaaaaaaaattaaaaaaaaaaaaaaggctgagagctggctcagaggttaagaccacttgttgcttttacagaagacccaggtttggttcccagcacccacctggtggctcacaatcaatTACAACTCCAGTCCCGGAGGATCTGAGGCCCCCTTCTTGCTTCTGAGGACACTCAGCACACATGGGACACATCTacacagagcactcatacatgcaaagcaaaatttaaaaagaaaaaaaaaagacttaatgtTGTCTGTCTTTAGAGCTTACAAGCTGTGTTCTAACTGCAGTCCTGCATTGAATGCTGTGACGTACCATATGCAGGACAAGTCCTCTCACGGGCGTGTGTGAGTTAGCGGAGTTCCCTGAGTAGACGTGTGCTAAAGCTTTATGAACATTCCTGTAAAGTGGAATGATTTCTAGCAGGTCTTTGGAGGAATTCAaacaatcttgtgtgtgtgtgtgtgtatgcatatgtacatgtatgtataatatacatgCGAAGGTTGAGGGACAATTTATAGACAttggatctgtctgtctcttctgtctTTCTACTATGAGAGTCCTAGGATGGGACTCAAGCTGACAAGcttagtgaattttattttaaaaaaatgtttatgttgggtatgtcttaggatttcttttgtttgtttttatttattttattggtttgttatttgtgggtttttttgttttgtttttgagactgggtttttgtttgtttgtgtgtgtgtgtgtgtgtgtgtttgtgtgtgtttttgtttttcttttctatgtagctctggctatcctggaactttgtagaccaggctaacttgaactctgcctcctgagtgttggaattaggggcagtcaccaccactgcctggtcttagggtttctgttgtaaAGAGACGCCATGGCCACTATAAAGGAAAGCATCTAActaactgaggctggcttacagtctagaggtttagtccattatcatcatggtggtggagaggtagCTAAGGGTTCTACAGCTAtatcagcaggaagagagagtgacactgggcctggcttaagCTTCTGAAACATTAAAGCCTGTctctagtgacacacttcatccaacaaggccacagctcttaGTGGTGCCACTCCCTATTAGCTAATGGGGCCACTTTCATTAAAACCACCACAGGGTAAGGCGGTGTCTCTGGTGgcgcaggtctttaatcccagcacttgggaggcagaaacaggcggatttctgagttcaaggccagcctggtctacagagtgagttccaggacagccagggctacacagagaaaccctgtctcgaaaaaacagaaaaaaaagagaaaagaatggggaagacgggggctggtgagatggctcagtgggtgggagtgctgactgctcttccgaaggtcctgagttcgggTCCCAGAggccacatggtggcacacagccatCTGTGATGAGGTCTGACCCCTCTtatggagggtctgaagacagctacagtgtacttacatataattaataaatgggtgaatctttaaaaaaaaagaaaagaaaaagaatggggaAGACATAACAGAGAGAAGATATGCTGTGTGGGATGTTCCTAGGACATGTTTGAGCCTCAAATCTTGTCCTTGACACAGATCAGGGTGCACCAAGAGACAGCCGTGGAGATGGGAGATAGACTGTGGGTGGTGAGTAGCCCTGGCACTTTTGACATGTacgtctattttttttttttttattagagagGAGCATAGAAAGCACTCCCCTGGCTGCGCCTTCCTCACTGTCAAGAAGCAGATGGAAGAACTAACCGTCAGTGAATTCTTGAAACTGGACAGACAGAGAGCCAAGAACAAAATTGTATGTATGATTGAGAATAAGGACTGAGCAAATTCTGCCCCCAGAAGCCCTAGGGATCTGCTCAGGAAGGGTGCTTCAAAGGTGGTTCCTGAGCAGGTCACCTTCCCACCTGAGTGGCAAGCATTGTCAGAAGCCCTTGTCACAGGCTGAGCCCCCAGTGGTAGCACTGGTATAGGTAGAGGCTTGGGGACATGGCAGAGAGTATTGGCTGAAGGGGACACTGAGCAGACAGGTCAGCTGAGCTTTGCCTCCTGTCACGTGAAGTTGATTGGGAAGCAGGAGGCACAGGTGAGTCCACAGGGAGGTGGCTCCCATGCAGCCAGGCATGAAGAGTCAGGGTGGCCAGAGTCCAGAGCTCAGAGTAAACCTGGGTCCATTTTGACTGAGAACACCCCACATTTTGCATTGGTTATTCACTGCAATTGTTCGTTTATCTGAAGTTCAACTCTAAGCAGGCAGCCTGGGTGCTCATCTGTTACCCTCGAACTGTTTTAGTGGGAGGAGTCGGGGAGGGGTTCACTGGCAAACACTATACCTCATCCTCGAAGGATGACCCACAGCTGACCCTGGCTCAGGTAGAGGCTCCGACCTGCTGTCTTGGTTGCCACGGTTTCTCTTCAGCTGTAAGTTACGTTCCTTGGTGGAGGGCTTTGTGAAATAACTGACTGATGCTCAACATAGAGGATGATGGTTTGCTGTCAGGAGGAGAGggagctgaagatggtgtttGGTCAGCGTGCTCAGACACTCTGGGGATGGTCAGGTGAGGTGGGTCCTGCTGCTCAAGTCCCTCTTATAtagcattcttttttatttatttatttatttttttgaagcaGAGTTGAGGTTCAATAAACATATTTAATACAAGCTTAGGCACAGAGTCAAAAGAACCATCTATCCAGACTCAGACCCCTCtcccaaggtttttttttaaggcatgattctctgtgcagctctttctgccctggaattcactctgtagcccagcctggcctcaaacctctgcctcctgggtgctgggattaaaggcatgctctccCACCACCAGGCATCCCTTCCTGTGTTTAAGGTTGTAGCTCTGGGTCTGTGGAGATCCTACCATAAGGAGCACAGCCatatttcagtctttttttttttcttgtcaatttattaattttaaattaagttcTCTAATCTgtgaaagtaacttttattcttctGTAATAATTGTCTCACAGGCTTACTGCccctgtctgctaacctaggcctagtcctggaagcttctaacctctatacaatctaatctaggtctagaatgttttcagcctctgagactcacTGCTGAGTAAACTCacactttctagttctttctgggcTCTAactgactggttcaactcagctgttctgacccaaactcttctccaagctgactgattcaatctggcttttctcttcAGCCTTttctgaattgctctgtttggctTCATACTGCcgttggcaatctgttctaatccggctgcttctcattctctggcttgttctgtcctCACCTGTCTCTCATTTGTGCTCTTCAGTCTGTCTGCGCACAGCTGTGCTAGTAAGACGGCCTCCTCTCTTTTCTGCGCCCTGCTCCTTACTTCGCCTCCCCTCCGCTCCCTTCTCAGGAGAGCTGGGCGTGACCTAGTCTCTCAATCTTcctctgattcgtcactttgtctgccactcaattagacatcacttgcaagcatgggtgcttccttctacaaactaccttcattgtttgggattaaaggtgagtgctaagggctgagccacaccacaactagaaacagtttttttccaataaacaacacaatcttgggggtcacaatgtgatcaaatatcctacaaGACTAACCCGGGCTTGGTGCCACAGGGTACAGTCCTAGGATACTAGGGTACAATCCCAAATAATTTGGCTATTTGGCTGGCTGAAGGAGGACTGAAAGTTAaaagctatcctgggctacatgaaaaaacatgtttttttttgttttgttttttttttttgtttttttgtttttggttttttgagatagggtttctctgtatagccctggctgtcctggaactcactttgtagaccaggctggcctggaactcagagatccacctgcctctgcctcccgagtgctgggattaaaggcgtgagccaccacgcccggcttgaaaaaacatgtttatatatatatatgtatatatataaaaaatcaaGGAAGGAAAATTCCAGTTTGTAGCTCAGTAAGTATTTGCTTATTACTattgaggccctaggttcaattcccagcaatacaaaaataataacttTCCTTTTAATGATTTATCTTGCCACGATGGTGATGAAACTAGCATCTCACCCTGGACAGGCAAGCCTGGCCCTCtgggccacaccccagccccttcGTGTCTGTTCATCATTCCAGGCAAAGGAGACCAACAACAAGCAAAAAGAGTTTGAAGAGACTGCAAAGACTACCCGTCAGTCAATTGAGCAGCTGGCTGCCTAATGCTGAGCCTTTGCTGAGATAACTTGGACCTGAGTGACATGCCACATCTAAGCCACGCATCCCAGCTTTTCCAGCCAGGGCCTCCTAGCAGGATCTTAGAGAAGGAGACAGTGGTATTTTGAAACTGGATAtcaaatatttttggttttgctttaaaGTGGCTACCTCTCTTTGGTTTTGTGGCTTTGCTCTATTGTGACGTGGACTTAAGCAATAAGGAAGTGATGAAGGGACAGTGTTCTCTGACAGGACCTGTGGGGGTCGGGGTGCCTGTGCAAGGTCTTGGTTCTGATTGTGATATTTCCATACAGGGCTGCTAATGCAGCCCATGGGTAAGTGTGGTTATATGTGTTTGTGCTGATAATTTTGTCCTGATGAGTTTTCCTACCACGGGGTAACGGAATAAAATCACTTGAAAAAGTGGACTGTAAGCTCTGTCTGTCTTGGAGaaatggtttgtttggttttttgagacgggtcttgtgtggtccaggctgacctggaactctatATAGCcaaacctggccttgaactcgatcCTGCTGCCCCAACCTCCCAGGTGTTGGCCTGTGCCATGCTCTCAGtactgtttgttttgtgttataaGGTCGTAGACTCAGTGGTATCTTAAGCTTCAATCCCAGCATGAGCTGCAGAGCTGAGCAGTAGTGAGAAggcactgggattacagtgtgACTACATGAACAGGACTTCCTCTGCAAGGCAGGTGTGAAGGACAGTGCTGTCAGCTTAATCACCCGTGAGATGGGGGGTATTTTGATTGCATTGAGGAGGACCCTGCACTAAATG
This window encodes:
- the Birc5 gene encoding baculoviral IAP repeat-containing protein 5 isoform 1 (isoform 1 is encoded by transcript variant 1); translation: MGAPALPQIWQLYLKNYRIATFKNWPFLEDCACTPERMAEAGFIHCPTENEPDLAQCFFCFKELEGWEPDDNPIEEHRKHSPGCAFLTVKKQMEELTVSEFLKLDRQRAKNKIAKETNNKQKEFEETAKTTRQSIEQLAA
- the Birc5 gene encoding baculoviral IAP repeat-containing protein 5 isoform 3 (isoform 3 is encoded by transcript variant 3), whose amino-acid sequence is MGAPALPQIWQLYLKNYRIATFKNWPFLEDCACTPERMAEAGFIHCPTENEPDLAQCFFCFKELEGWEPDDNPIEEHRKHSPGCAFLTVKKQMEELTVSEFLKLDRQRAKNKIVCMIENKD